In a genomic window of Panthera tigris isolate Pti1 chromosome D4, P.tigris_Pti1_mat1.1, whole genome shotgun sequence:
- the BARHL1 gene encoding barH-like 1 homeobox protein: MEGSNGFGIDSILSHRAASPALPKGDPLLGDCRSPLELSPRSESSSDCSSPASPGRDCLETGTPRPGGASGPGLDSHLQPGQLSAPAQSRTVTSSFLIRDILADCKPLAACAPYSSSGQPAAPEPGGRLVAKAGEDFRDKLDKSGSNASSDSEYKVKEEGDREISSSRDSPPVRLKKPRKARTAFTDHQLAQLERSFERQKYLSVQDRMELAASLNLTDTQVKTWYQNRRTKWKRQTAVGLELLAEAGNYSALQRMFPSPYFYPQSLVSNLDPGAALYLYRGPSAPPPALQRPLVPRILIHGLQGASEPPPPLPPLAGVLPRAAQPR; encoded by the exons ATGGAAGGCTCCAATGGCTTTGGGATCGACTCCATTCTCTCCCACCGTGCGGCCAGCCCCGCCCTTCCCAAGGGGGACCCCTTGCTTGGGGACTGCCGCTCGCCCCTGGAGCTGAGTCCGCGCTCGGAGAGCAGCAGCGACTGCTCTTCACCAGCCTCACCAGGAAGGGACTGTCTGGAGACGGGCACCCCGCGGCCTGGCGGGGCATCAGGCCCAGGTTTGGACTCTCACCTGCAGCCTGGGCAGCTCTCGGCCCCAGCCCAGTCGCGCACCGTGACCTCCTCCTTTCTGATCAGGGACATCCTTGCCGACTGCAAACCACTGGCGGCCTGTGCACCCTACTCTAGCAGCGGGCAGCCGGCCGCCCCTGAGCCTGGGGGCCGTCTTGTGGCCAAGGCTGGGGAGGACTTTAGAGACAAGCTGGACAAAAGTGGCAGCAACGCCTCATCGGACTCTGAGTATAAAG TGAAGGAGGAGGGCGACCGCGAGATCTCCAGCTCCCGGGACAGCCCCCCTGTGCGCCTGAAGAAGCCGCGCAAGGCCCGCACGGCCTTCACCGACCATCAGCTGGCGCAGCTGGAGCGCAGCTTCGAGAGGCAGAAATACCTGAGCGTGCAGGACCGCATGGAGCTCGCCGCTTCGCTCAACCTCACCGACACGCAGGTCAAGACCTGGTACCAGAACCGCAG GACTAAATGGAAGCGACAGACGGCAGTCGGGTTGGAGCTGCTGGCGGAGGCGGGCAATTACTCGGCGCTCCAGCGGATGTTCCCGTCGCCTTATTTCTACCCGCAGAGTCTAGTTTCCAACCTGGATCCCGGCGCCGCCCTGTATCTGTACCGCGGGCCCAGCGCGCCGCCGCCCGCCCTGCAGAGACCTCTGGTGCCCCGCATCCTCATCCACGGACTCCAGGGCGCCAGCGAGCCGCCCCCGCCGCTGCCCCCGCTGGCCGGCGTCCTCCCGCGCGCCGCTCAGCCTCGGTGA